Proteins from a single region of Amycolatopsis sp. CA-230715:
- a CDS encoding MATE family efflux transporter, producing the protein MASAVVDERVPAKRVFGLAIPALGVLAAEPLYVLVDTAVVGHLGAVPLAGLALGGVVLSQISTQLTFLSYGTTSRTARLHGAGRRGDAVSEGVQATWLGLAIGVVLLVAGQLLAGPIVRALSGDPDAAAASVSWLRIALFGAPLILVTMAGNGWMRGVQDTVRPLRYVLLGNGISAVLCPLLVYPAGMGLEGSAVANVVAQLVSASLFALALVREKVPLRPRPKVMRAQLGLGRDLVLRSLAFQACFVSAAAVAARTSTEAVGAHQVVLQLWTFLSLVLDSVAIAAQSLIGAALGAGSAGQAKGVATQITRYGAIFGCALCALFAAVWQVLPRAFTTDPGVLGEIPHAWWFFVALQPIAGVVFALDGVLLGAGDAAFLRTATLVSAGIGFLPLIWVSLALGWGLAGIWTGLSLFMLLRLAAVVWRWRSGRWAVVGAPPARA; encoded by the coding sequence GTGGCAAGCGCGGTGGTGGACGAGCGGGTACCGGCGAAACGGGTTTTCGGGCTGGCGATCCCGGCGCTCGGCGTGCTCGCGGCGGAACCGCTGTACGTGCTCGTCGACACGGCGGTGGTGGGGCATCTCGGCGCGGTGCCGCTCGCCGGGCTCGCGCTCGGCGGCGTGGTGCTCTCCCAGATCTCCACCCAGCTGACGTTCCTGTCCTACGGCACCACGTCCCGCACCGCGCGGCTGCACGGCGCGGGCAGGCGCGGTGACGCGGTCAGCGAGGGCGTGCAGGCCACCTGGCTCGGGCTGGCGATCGGCGTGGTGCTGCTCGTCGCGGGCCAGCTGCTGGCGGGCCCGATCGTGCGCGCGCTCTCCGGCGACCCCGACGCCGCGGCGGCCTCGGTGTCCTGGCTGCGGATCGCGTTGTTCGGCGCGCCGCTGATCCTGGTCACGATGGCGGGCAACGGCTGGATGCGCGGCGTGCAGGACACCGTGCGCCCGTTGCGCTACGTGCTGCTGGGCAACGGGATCTCGGCCGTGCTGTGCCCGCTGCTGGTGTACCCCGCCGGGATGGGCCTGGAGGGCTCGGCGGTCGCGAACGTGGTGGCGCAGCTGGTTTCCGCGTCGCTGTTCGCACTGGCGCTGGTGCGGGAGAAGGTCCCGCTGCGGCCGCGGCCGAAGGTGATGCGGGCCCAGCTCGGCCTCGGGCGCGACCTGGTGCTGCGCAGCCTCGCGTTCCAGGCGTGCTTCGTCTCCGCGGCCGCGGTCGCCGCGCGCACCTCGACCGAGGCGGTCGGCGCGCACCAGGTGGTCCTGCAGCTGTGGACGTTCCTGTCGCTCGTGCTCGACTCGGTCGCGATCGCGGCCCAGTCGCTGATCGGCGCGGCGCTCGGCGCCGGGTCGGCCGGGCAGGCGAAGGGCGTCGCCACCCAGATCACCCGGTACGGCGCGATCTTCGGCTGCGCGTTGTGCGCGCTGTTCGCGGCCGTGTGGCAGGTGCTGCCGCGCGCGTTCACCACCGATCCCGGCGTGCTCGGCGAAATCCCGCACGCGTGGTGGTTCTTCGTTGCGCTGCAACCCATCGCCGGGGTGGTGTTCGCGCTCGACGGGGTGCTGCTCGGCGCCGGTGACGCGGCGTTCCTGCGCACCGCAACGCTGGTCAGCGCCGGGATCGGGTTCCTGCCGCTGATCTGGGTTTCGCTCGCGCTCGGCTGGGGGCTCGCCGGGATCTGGACCGGGCTGTCGCTGTTCATGCTGCTGCGGCTGGCCGCGGTGGTGTGGCGCTGGCGGTCCGGCCGCTGGGCGGTGGTGGGGGCGCCGCCCGCGCGCGCGTGA